CACGCAGCCTCTCGGCGTTCGAGGGTGCGGTGCCGGTGGCGGTGTCCTCCTTGGTGCTGGTCATCCGGAATCACCTCCGACGGCTGGAGCGGGACGATGCGGTCTCTTTCCCCGCCCTCTTCGATGGCGCGGCCTTCTTCTTGGCGGGAGCCTTCTTCTTCGGTCCCGGGCGCGTACCGGTGGCGCGGGTGGGGCGCCGGCGTTTCGCGGCCGGCGGTTCCTCTTCCTCCGCCCCCTCGCCTTCCTCTTCCTCTTCCTCCTCCTCTTCCTCTTCCTGCTTCAGGCTCTCGTCGTCTTCGGCGCCTTCGGCGTCCTCGGCGTCCTCGGCGTCCGGCTTGAGGCCCTTCTCACCGAGCGCCGTGGCGCGCCCGCCGATCGCGTCGGCCAGCGAACCCATGCCCCGGTCGGTGACGGCCGACAGGGCGTTGCGCGCGGCTTCGACACCCTGGTCACGGAACTGGTCCCCCAACTCCGCGACCTTCGGCGCTTCCCCCAGCCGGCGCGCGCCCTCGGCTGCCAGTTCCCGGGGGCCGCGTCCGAGCCCTCTCCCGGCCACCACAGCAGCCACCGTGAGCGCGAGACGGCCGTTCTTGGTCCGGCCAAGTACATAGCCGCCGGCGATGGCTGTCGCCACGGCGAGTTTCGTCTGTTGCTGCATGAGTCACCCTCCTTCGCGAGGTTCTCGTCTCGGCCGAAGCAGCCCACGCATTCCAGATTTCTTACACTCTGTCGCAGCCACGAAGCCGACGGTTATCGCATACGGAATTTTTTCCCCACCCACTTGTTCAACTCTGCGCCGCCCATGACGGGAACGCCATTCGGGTGAACCGCTCAAGGCAGATATTGAGAAATCAACGCTTGTACGCGTCACGACGCCGGGCTGTCCGGGCGCTCCGCCGCCGGTGGTGGTGCCCGTCGCCACCGTGCCCCTCGGGAGCCTTGACCGGTTTCCGCGTGTTCTTGGCCACTCCGGTGATGTCCTTACCGGCGTCCTCGGTGGCTTCGCCGACGTCCTCGGTGGCTTCGCCTACGCTCTCCCCCAGGTTCTCCGCGGCTCCCTTGGTGCCTTCGCCGACGTCTTCCACGGCCTCACCGGCCCCATGTCCGACATCCCGCACAGCCGCCCCGGCCCCCTGGCCCACGCTCTCGGCGGCGCCGCCGGCGCCTTTGCCGATCTCCCCCGCCGCCTGCCCCGCCCCCGTACCGACGTCCTCGACCGCCTGTCCCAGGCGCTTGGTGAGCTGCTCCAGGATCTCCGGATTCCGGTCGATCGTCGTCAATACCCGGTTGACTATGGTCGAGACGTTGTGCAGACGGACTTTCAACTGTGCTTGCGCCTCGACACCCTTGATATCGAGCTGGACAGAACCGAGCGCGACATCGGCGCCGACATTCAGCTTGAGCAGATCAAGGACTTCCGCCTGGAGTGACACATGGGCCCGCAGGTCCTGCACTTCCAGTTGAATCTCGTCGATGTTGAGCACCGGTACGTCGAGATAGACGTCGGGCTCCTTTCCGCCGGCCGCGTCATCATCGGCGTAACCGGCCGGCTCCGCGGCGACGACCTCCGTCTCCTCCTCGTCGTAGTCGTCCCTGTTGTCATCGCTCTGGCTCATACGGCACTCCTCACTGGGGCGCGCCCCCGCGTTCCCAGTGTCATGCGCCCGCTCGGACGACGCACCCCGCGGGCTGCCCGAAGGGGCACCGGCGGGTGCCCCGGTCGGGCCGGTGCTCGGCCTGGACGGGGAACGTGCGCGCCGGTCAGGGTGAAGTGCCGGACCGGTGCCGTCAGGGAGATGGCGATGAGCTCACACGATCACGATCACGACGACCACGATCACGACCACGACCACGACCAAGGTCACGCTCACGAGCGGGAGTGGGAACGGGCCCCCGAACGGGACCACGACGCCCAGGACGGGCGGGCCCATCACCTCTACCGCGCGGCTGCCACCGGGCGTACCGACGTGATCGGCACAGCCGGGATGGGCCTCCTCCAGCGGACCGTCGGCAACGGCGCGCTCGGCCCGGTGATCCAGCGTGCCCGGAACGGTTCGCCGGAACAGGCCGAGAAGGAACGGGCCGAGGAGGAGCCGCGTTCGCCGGTGCACGAGGTCGTGTCGTCCGGTGGGTCGCCGATCGACACCGAGACCCGTACGGATCTGGAGAACCGGATGGGCGCGGACTTCTCCGACGTGCGTATCCACAACGACTCGGCCGCCCACGACTCGGCGAAGGGCGTCGGCGCGCACGCGTACACCGTGGGCAACAACGTGGTCTTCCAGCGCGACGCGTACGACCCGTCGTCGCCGCAGGGCCGTACCACCCTCGCCCATGAGCTGACCCATGTGATCCAGCAGCGCCAAGGGCCGGTGGAGGGGACGGAGGCACCGGGCGGCATCCGGGTCAGCGACCCCTCGGACCGGTTCGAGCGGGAGGCCGTCGCGAACGCGGACCGGGTACTGGCCGAACCGGCACAGGCGTCCGCCCCGCCCGTCGCCGCCCCGCCCGTCGCCGCGCCGACTCCCGCCTCGGCGGCTCCCGCCGTACAGCGGGCGGCGACCGAGGACGAGGAGGAGCAACCGGCGGACGTCCAGGGCTCGTTCGTCCAGCGGGCGGAGTCGAAGAGCCCGGAGGAGGAGGACGAGGCGCCGGCCTGATCGCGCGCCGGACCGTCCCCCGCCCGCCCCCTCAGCCTCCGGCTGCCGGTTTCATCGTCCCGCCCAGGAACAGCGACTCCGTGCACCGTGAGGGCGCCGGCGCTCCTACCGGCCGGCCGACCCTCCGGCAGTCGATGGTCATGGTGACCGTGCCGCCCGCGGGCACCACGATCGGGGTCACGAAGTGGTAGTCGGAGTCACGGAAGTTCTCCAGCCCGAGGCTCAGCACCCGGGTCTCGGGCCCGGCCGAGACGACGACCGTCCCGGCGTCACCCTGCGGGTTCTGCACCACGATGTCCGTGAGCTGGAAGGTCTGTCCCGCGGGTACCCGCAGGGCCGTCCCGCTGTTCGCGCCGCCGCCCACCGCGTCGCTGACCCGTACCTGCGCGCTGGTCGGGGCGTTCGCCGCGGCGTCGTCCGCCGAGGGGCCGGGGCTCGGTGAGGTGCTGGCCCCCGGTGTGCCGCCGTCCGTGCCCGCACCCGCGGAGTCGCCGCCCGCCGAGTCCGCCCCGCCCGGGTCCCCGCCGTCCGCCGACCGGCTCGGGTCGGCCTCGACCGCCGACCGTACGGCCTCCGGCGTGACCGCCTCCCGGGCCGCCGACTTCACCGCCGGACGCAGCAGCGCGTACCAGAGGCCGACCAGCGCGATCAGCACGACAGCCGCGACGACGAGTGCCCGGGGCAGCCAGCTCGGCAGGATGGGTTCCTGCTGGTAGGAGCCGTCCACCAGGACGGGTTCAGGGGCCTCCTCGCCCTCGACCACCGACTGCGGGGCGGCGGAGACCTGGAAGGGGTGCGTGACCGGGGCACCCCGCCACATCCGCTTGGCGGGCCGTGCGCGCGTTTTCGCGAACTCGGCGCGGCCCGGCTCGATCCGGAGTTCGGGAGCGGTGAAGTCCACCCGTACCAGCTCGGTACCGGGCCGGGCCCCGAGCCGTACGGTGACGGGTGTGTTGCCCCGGTTGTCGACGGCGAACCGGTGCCGTCCGTTCCGTGAGCCGTGCGAGCTGCGCGGGACCAGCTCGGCCGTCGTCTCCGTGAACGGCAGGACGGTCACCCGTCCTTCGGGCACGACCGTCCCACTCCGGTCACCGGCCGGCACCACCCGGACGCCGAACGGCGTCTCGCCCGCCGGTACCGTCGAGTCGCGGGGTGGGCGCAGCAGGAGCGACACGGTCCCGGAGTCGCCGGGGTACAGGGACAGGACCGCGGGCTCCACCGCCGACCAGGCGGCGCACGCGCCGACCACCTCGAAGCGGTATTCCTCAACGGTCGAACCGGAGTTGAGGACCCGCAGGGGAAGGGCCGTCTCCTCGCCCGGTTCGGCGGCGACGGACGATTCGTCGAGGCTTGCGGTGAGACTCATACCGCGGACCGTAGAGTCGATGATCCGGTAGGACATCGGCCGCGAAGGAACACTTTCGGGCAGATTCGCTGCCCGTGGCAACCTTTCAGTTTCCTTGTCGGGTAACACGGGAATCTTCAGACCGCCTCACAACGGATGGGGCGACCCATTACAGCTGTGAGGCCTGTGTCTTCCTGTGACGCTTCCGGCTGTTGCCCAGGGGGAGCATTCGCATGGAGCGCACCACTGTCGCTTTACGGGCTCAAGATCCGATATCCCAGGCGGGCGTGGCCAGTCAGTTGAGGGCCCGTCCCGAGGTCAGTGTCATGGAGTGGGACGACGACGTCTCTCCGCAGGTGGTGGTCATCGTCGTGGACACGATCGACGAGGACGCGCTGCGCACGCTGCGGCACATCCAGCGCACCACCGCCTGCCGCACCGTTCTGGTCACCACGGACATCGACGAACAGAAGCTGGTGAGCGCGGCGGAGTGCGGCGTCGCCGGGGTGGTCAGACGCTCGGAGTCGACACCGGAGCATCTGGTGCATGTCATCGGGACGGTGGCGCGTGGCGAGGGGCATCTCCCCTCCGACCTGCTCGGACGTCTCCTCGAAGAGGTGGGCAGACTGCAGGGTCAGGTGCTCGGGCCGCGCGGTCTGCACTTCACCGGTCTGGCGGCGCGTGAGGTGGACGTGCTGCGGCTGGTCGCCGAGGGCTATGACACCGCTGACATCGCGACGAAGCTGGCCTACTCCGAACGCACGATCAAGAACGTGCTGCATTCCGTGATGACCCGGCTGCAATTGCGCAATCGCTCGCACGCGGTGGCGTACGCGCTGCGCCAGGGTCTTATCTGATCTCCGTCTGCCTCTCGGCGGATTGCCCCAAAGGGCAGGTGCGCCTTCCCGCTGAAGTGGCTCGACTTCCGCTGTGTGTACGGGAGTTGTACGGGACCGTACGCGGGGCGCGGCGACGCGCCGACGCCCCGAGCACGCCCCGATGCGGCGGCGTGTCCGGGGACGGGGCCGTAAGGGACGGGGAGGAAGACTGTGCGGTGGATTCAGCCGGGAGAGCGGTCGCGCGGGTGGACCAGGCACGGCGGCGCCCCGCGCGCTGCGGCGCTCGTCCTGCTCCTGCTGGCCACCGGTCTCGTCCCCGCGTCGGCGGTGTCGGCGACGGGGAGCGGCCCGGGGAGGGCGGCGGCCGTTCCCGTACCCCCCGTCCCGTGGGTCACGCCGGCCACACTCGACGAGGCGCTGGACCCGGGCGGTTCGACGGGTGTGACCAAGCAGGTGCGGACTCCCGCGATCCCGCCGAGACCGGATGTGGTGCTGCTGGTGGACGGCACGGGCAGCATGGAGGTGCCGATCACGAGCGTCCAGGACAATCTGCCCGACATCACCGAGAAGATCCTGGCCGAGGAGCCCGATTCACGTTTCGCGGTCGCCACGTTCGGCGATCAGGAGGTGGACGAACCGAACGCCGGGTTCGAGGTGCTCCAGGAGCTGACGGACGACATCGGCCTGGTGCAGACCGGTGTCAATAATCTGACGACGGACCTCGGCGGGTTCAGCATGGGTCCGTCGGAGGACTGGATCAACGGGCTGTGGGAGATCGCCAACGGCGCTGACGGCAAGACGGTGTTCCGTGAGGGCGCGAGCCCGGTCGTCGTCCTGGTCAGCGATTCCTCCAGCCACGCGCCGAGCGACGGCCACACCATCGACGACACGATCGCCGACCTTCAGGACAACGGGGTCCGGGTGATCGGCATCGAAGTGGACAGCAACCTCGGGGACGGTCTGAACGGCAACGGGAACGCCAACAATCCGGACTTCCCGGACCAGATCGAGGACCCGCCGACCACCCCAGGCCAGGCCACCCGGATCATCAACGCCACCGGTGGCCGGCTGCTGGAAGGCATCCAGCCGGACGAGACGGCCGAGGCGATCATGGACGGCTTCGACAATCTGCCCACCACCGTCGGTCATGAACTCCGCGACTGCGACCCGCGTCTGAGTGTCACCCTGGAGCCGCCGACGAGAGAACTCACCAGCGGGGGAACCGCGCAATTCACCGAGAACGTCGACGTGTCGGCCGACGCGCCCCAGGGCACGACCCTGACCTGCACGGTGCAGTTCCTCCAACTCGGCGCGCAGGTACCGGGGATGGCGGAGATCGGCCCCGCCGCCGTACCCGATCCCGACTTCCAGCAGAAGATCAGCATCACCGTGAACGACGTCAACGACCCGGTCGTCACCGTGGACGACCGCACGGTCCGGGCGGAGGACGACGACGGGGCGCGGATCAGATACACCGCCTCGGCCACGGACACCCAGGACGGCGAGCTGCCGGTGACCTGCGATCCCGCGTCGGGCGCGCTCTTCCCGGTCGGTACGACCACGGTCACCTGCTCGGCCACGGACTCGGCCGGCAACTCCGGTACGGACACGGCGCGGTTCGAGGTGCTCGAACCCCCCGTACCGCCGTCGTCGGACATCGCGGTACGGGCCGACGTCAGCCCGGACCGTACCTACGTCGGCCGCCCTGCCCGCGCCCGGTTCACGGTCACCAACGCGGGGCCCGACACGGCGACAGGCGTCGTACTCACGGCGAGTTGGCCGGCGCCGTCCCGGGCGGGCGATCGTACTCTGCCGGCCCTCAACCGCTGTACTGCCGCCCGGCCGTGCACGATCCCCGCCGGGGGCCGCATCGAGGTGGCGCAGACGGCGACGTACCGCGCGGCGATCGACGGCGACGTACGGGCCACCGTGCGCGGCACGCTGCCCGACCGCCGTACGGCCGACAACCGGGACACCGACCGGCTGCGCGTCCTGAAGCCGTCGCTGGAGGTGACCCCGCCGGTCGCCAAGCCGGGCCAGCCGGTGCTGGCACGGGGCAAGGACTATCCGCCCGGCGAGACCGTACGCCTGACCTGGTCTCTCGGCATCACGGCCGACAGGTCGGGCATACGGGTGGGCCGTAACGGCACCTTCGAGGTGCAGATGCTGGTGCTGCGCAAGGACACGCTGGGTCCACGGGTGCTGCGGGCGGACGCATCCGGTCTGCCCCGGCTTCAGAAACCGGTCCTGGTGGTCCAACGCAACCTCCAGCCACCGGACTTCGCGGGCCGCTCGTGAAGGGGCAGGTGTCCGGGTGATCCATGAGGTGGACGACGTCCTGCGGAGCCTGATCCGGGCGGAGGTCCTCGAAGGCGGCCAGATCGCGGTGGTCTTCGACGCGCCGACGAGGGAATGGGCCGCGAAGGTCAACTCGCCGATGGTCAACCTCTATCTCTACGACATCCGCGAGGACATGCGCCGGCGTGAGCGCGGTCTGCACAACGAGTACGACGAGCGCGGCGCGATCGTCGCACGCCGCCGCCCGCCGCGCTTCTTCAAGCTGTCGTACCTGATCACGGCGTGGACGAAGCGCCCGGAGGACGAACACCGGCTGCTGTCCTCGCTGTTGGCGTGTCTGCTGCGGTACGAGGCGCTGCCGCCGGAACGGCTGACAGGGTCCCTGGCGGAGATCGGGGCGGCGGTACCGGTGTCGATCGCGCTGCCACCGCCGGAGGACCGGTCGTTCGCGGACGTGTGGAGCGCGCTGGGCGGGGAGTTGAAGCCTTCGCTGGATCTGGTGATCAGCGTGCCGGTGACGTCATCGCCGGTCTACAAGGCGGGCCCGCCGGTGGGTGACGAGGGGCTTCAGGCGCGGTTCGGGGACGTGCCCGCGCGGGACTCGGCCGAGACGCGGGGGCAGCCGGTGTACGGGGCGCGGCCCGGCCGTCCGCGCCGGGAGCCCGAGTGACCAGCTTGCGGCATCTGCTCGCGCGGGCGGTCGCGGTGGAGCAGCGCGTGCGCCGGGCGGTCGAGGCGCGGCAGCGCGTCGACCCG
The nucleotide sequence above comes from Streptomyces sp. NBC_01716. Encoded proteins:
- a CDS encoding eCIS core domain-containing protein; the encoded protein is MAMSSHDHDHDDHDHDHDHDQGHAHEREWERAPERDHDAQDGRAHHLYRAAATGRTDVIGTAGMGLLQRTVGNGALGPVIQRARNGSPEQAEKERAEEEPRSPVHEVVSSGGSPIDTETRTDLENRMGADFSDVRIHNDSAAHDSAKGVGAHAYTVGNNVVFQRDAYDPSSPQGRTTLAHELTHVIQQRQGPVEGTEAPGGIRVSDPSDRFEREAVANADRVLAEPAQASAPPVAAPPVAAPTPASAAPAVQRAATEDEEEQPADVQGSFVQRAESKSPEEEDEAPA
- a CDS encoding COG1470 family protein, giving the protein MSLTASLDESSVAAEPGEETALPLRVLNSGSTVEEYRFEVVGACAAWSAVEPAVLSLYPGDSGTVSLLLRPPRDSTVPAGETPFGVRVVPAGDRSGTVVPEGRVTVLPFTETTAELVPRSSHGSRNGRHRFAVDNRGNTPVTVRLGARPGTELVRVDFTAPELRIEPGRAEFAKTRARPAKRMWRGAPVTHPFQVSAAPQSVVEGEEAPEPVLVDGSYQQEPILPSWLPRALVVAAVVLIALVGLWYALLRPAVKSAAREAVTPEAVRSAVEADPSRSADGGDPGGADSAGGDSAGAGTDGGTPGASTSPSPGPSADDAAANAPTSAQVRVSDAVGGGANSGTALRVPAGQTFQLTDIVVQNPQGDAGTVVVSAGPETRVLSLGLENFRDSDYHFVTPIVVPAGGTVTMTIDCRRVGRPVGAPAPSRCTESLFLGGTMKPAAGG
- a CDS encoding helix-turn-helix transcriptional regulator translates to MERTTVALRAQDPISQAGVASQLRARPEVSVMEWDDDVSPQVVVIVVDTIDEDALRTLRHIQRTTACRTVLVTTDIDEQKLVSAAECGVAGVVRRSESTPEHLVHVIGTVARGEGHLPSDLLGRLLEEVGRLQGQVLGPRGLHFTGLAAREVDVLRLVAEGYDTADIATKLAYSERTIKNVLHSVMTRLQLRNRSHAVAYALRQGLI
- a CDS encoding VWA domain-containing protein; translated protein: MRWIQPGERSRGWTRHGGAPRAAALVLLLLATGLVPASAVSATGSGPGRAAAVPVPPVPWVTPATLDEALDPGGSTGVTKQVRTPAIPPRPDVVLLVDGTGSMEVPITSVQDNLPDITEKILAEEPDSRFAVATFGDQEVDEPNAGFEVLQELTDDIGLVQTGVNNLTTDLGGFSMGPSEDWINGLWEIANGADGKTVFREGASPVVVLVSDSSSHAPSDGHTIDDTIADLQDNGVRVIGIEVDSNLGDGLNGNGNANNPDFPDQIEDPPTTPGQATRIINATGGRLLEGIQPDETAEAIMDGFDNLPTTVGHELRDCDPRLSVTLEPPTRELTSGGTAQFTENVDVSADAPQGTTLTCTVQFLQLGAQVPGMAEIGPAAVPDPDFQQKISITVNDVNDPVVTVDDRTVRAEDDDGARIRYTASATDTQDGELPVTCDPASGALFPVGTTTVTCSATDSAGNSGTDTARFEVLEPPVPPSSDIAVRADVSPDRTYVGRPARARFTVTNAGPDTATGVVLTASWPAPSRAGDRTLPALNRCTAARPCTIPAGGRIEVAQTATYRAAIDGDVRATVRGTLPDRRTADNRDTDRLRVLKPSLEVTPPVAKPGQPVLARGKDYPPGETVRLTWSLGITADRSGIRVGRNGTFEVQMLVLRKDTLGPRVLRADASGLPRLQKPVLVVQRNLQPPDFAGRS
- a CDS encoding DUF4255 domain-containing protein — translated: MIHEVDDVLRSLIRAEVLEGGQIAVVFDAPTREWAAKVNSPMVNLYLYDIREDMRRRERGLHNEYDERGAIVARRRPPRFFKLSYLITAWTKRPEDEHRLLSSLLACLLRYEALPPERLTGSLAEIGAAVPVSIALPPPEDRSFADVWSALGGELKPSLDLVISVPVTSSPVYKAGPPVGDEGLQARFGDVPARDSAETRGQPVYGARPGRPRREPE